One Rosa chinensis cultivar Old Blush chromosome 5, RchiOBHm-V2, whole genome shotgun sequence genomic region harbors:
- the LOC112164010 gene encoding uncharacterized protein LOC112164010: MKRLWAKYRQSRDEDLEELCTTNALVVAAVAEAEASSGSRQRGSQPGHAPNEERFRESRGKNMMEDYFVERPVFSEEIFRTRYRMSHNVFNRISSDLCGSDLYWVQKSDAAGKVRLLPQQKLTCSLRMLAYGAGADQCAEYCRMVKSTSITALKRFTRGIVNLYSAEYLRAPNPADLRRLLTKAERRGFPGMIGSIDCMHWQWKNCPTGWAEEYSGRKRVPTIILEAVASYDTWIWHAFFGMPGSCNDLNVFAKSPLFDELTAGRAPRIQFQANNRIHNLGYYLADGIYPQWATFVKSIPRPTRPKDLKFSQAQEGYRKDVERCFGILQSRFSIVRGAARGWEREDLRYIMLTSIILHNMIIEDERPDDSDEDLESDEEEDNNMRPRFGKDRLVMTSILLVEMVITSTDSWIDTMPLEVKTVTQTFKGI; this comes from the coding sequence ATGAAGAGATTGTGGGCTAAGTATCGACAATCTCGAGATGAAGATCTTGAAGAGCTGTGTACGACTAATGCTCTTGTGGTAGCAGCAGTTGCTGAAGCTGAAGCTTCCTCCGGATCACGACAACGGGGTTCTCAACCGGGGCATGCACCGAATGAGGAGCGGTTTAGGGAATCAAGAGGGAAAAACATGATGGAAGATTACTTTGTGGAACGTCCAGTTTTCAGTGAAGAGATATTCCGGACAAGGTACAGAATGAGTCACAATGTGTTCAACCGCATCTCCAGTGATCTTTGTGGTAGCGACCTGTACTGGGTCCAGAAATCAGATGCTGCAGGCAAAGTCAGACTACTTCCCCAGCAGAAGCTGACATGTTCCTTAAGAATGCTTGCTTATGGTGCCGGGGCAGATCAATGTGCTGAGTATTGTCGGATGGTGAAATCTACCTCCATTACGGCTCTGAAACGATTTACAAGAGGAATCGTTAATCTGTACTCGGCAGAATACCTCCGGGCTCCTAATCCGGCCGACCTCAGAAGACTTCTCACTAAAGCTGAGAGAAGGGGCTTTCCTGGGATGATTGGAAGCATCGACTGCATGCactggcaatggaagaattgcccaACAGGTTGGGCTGAAGAATACAGCGGTAGAAAACGTGTGCCCACTATCATCCTCGAAGCAGTCGCTTCGTATGACACATGGATATGGCATGCCTTCTTTGGAATGCCTGGATCATGCAACGACCTCAACGTCTTTGCTAAGTCCCCGTTGTTTGACGAGCTCACTGCTGGTCGAGCCCCTCGGATCCAATTTCAAGCAAATAACAGGATTCACAATTTAGGGTACTATCTCGCTGATGGTATCTATCCGCAATGGGCGACTTTCGTAAAATCAATTCCAAGGCCTACACGACCCAAGGATCTGAAGTTTTCCCAAGCTCAAGAGGGGTACAGGAAGGATGTCGAAAGATGTTTCGGCATTTTACAGTCGCGCTTTAGTATTGTTCGAGGAGCGGCTCGTGGCTGGGAAAGAGAAGACCTTCGATACATCATGCTGACTTctattatattacacaacatgataatCGAGGATGAAAGACCAGATGACAGCGATGAGGATTTGGAgtccgatgaagaagaggataacAATATGAGGCCCAGGTTTGGGAAGGACCGACTGGTGATGACTTCgatcctgttggtagagatggtTATTACTTCAACGGATTCATGGATCGATACGATGCCATTAGAAGTGAAAACAGTCACTCAAACCTTCAAGGGGATCTGA
- the LOC112167922 gene encoding uncharacterized protein LOC112167922 isoform X2, whose translation MMDVVDFQRGRELLFDHHHFLNEQETPSSEMKFSGGSDYKHRWGFPEGEGKGFVGSRTTEAELVSSSESTVEDDDYIAELTRQMTHYMLQDDDKHALKTSTTSSEKNEESWGCVGWPSDSTMMWSPLGSSSGSPEGPSQEPSPPVTPGKYQASEHKNPSYAAVLCKLDKLDMNKQGRPSGSTPVAEAENPKQCVAFDQSQDSKINFMQKQWQISKKQGSINNGRQPKDIAHQKFKSYDQNHKKGGSSANGGLRHPPPIANLHSNPWLNNQQGPSNMRAVFLGGSGSGSRVGTPSCGTGVFLPCVIGNTSQSPKNKRDSSKGGRRTSTSANRKRHSRGAATPDMNNNEMGLPQEWTY comes from the exons ATGATGGATGTTGTTGACTTCCAACGCGGGAGAGAGTTACTGTTCGATCATCATCATTTTCTCAACGAGCAGGAAACTCCGTCGTCGGAGATGAAGTTTTCCGGTGGCTCCGATTACAAGCACCGGTGGGGTTTTCCTGAAGGTGAGGGGAAAGGGTTTGTTGGGTCGAGGACTACTGAAGCTGAGCTTGTTTCGTCGTCCGAGTCGACTGTAGAAGACGATGATTACATTGCTGAGTTGACTCGCCAGATGACTCACTACATGCTTCAAGACGACGACAAACACGCTCTGAAAACCAGTACTACTAGCTCCGAGAAAAACGAAGAG TCGTGGGGTTGTGTCGGTTGGCCAAGTGACTCTACGATGATGTGGTCGCCGTTGGGATCGAGCAGTGGAAGCCCAGAAGGTCCATCTCAGGAGCCGTCGCCGCCGGTGACCCCAGGCAAATACCAAGCTTCGGAACATAAAAATCCGTCGTACGCCGCCGTTTTGTGCAAGTTGGACAAGTTAGATATGAACAAACAGGGACGCCCAAGTGGAAGTACCCCAGTAGCTGAAGCTGAAAATCCAAAGCAATGTGTAGCTTTTGATCAAAGCCAAGACTCTAAG ATTAATTTTATGCAAAAGCAATGGCAAATCTCAAAGAAGCAAGGCTCAATAAATAATGGTAGACAACCGAAGGATATTGCTCATCAAAAATTTAAGTCCTACGACCAAAACCATAAGAAAGGAGGGTCTTCTGCTAATGGCGGATTAAGGCATCCTCCACCTATTGCCAATTTGCACTCAAACCCGTGGCTGAACAACCAGCAAGGCCCCTCAAATATGAGGGCAGTTTTCCTTGGCGGATCGGGTTCCGGTTCCAGAGTTGGGACGCCGTCTTGTGGGACTGGTGTCTTCTTGCCCTGTGTTATTGGCAACACATCCCAATCACCCAAGAATAAAAGAG ATTCCTCAAAGGGTGGAAGGAGGACAAGCACGTCTGCAAATAGAAAGCGCCACTCGAGAGGTGCGGCAACGCCGGACATGAACAATAATGAGATGGGTCTACCTCAAGAATGGACTTATTGA
- the LOC112167922 gene encoding uncharacterized protein LOC112167922 isoform X1, which produces MMDVVDFQRGRELLFDHHHFLNEQETPSSEMKFSGGSDYKHRWGFPEGEGKGFVGSRTTEAELVSSSESTVEDDDYIAELTRQMTHYMLQDDDKHALKTSTTSSEKNEESWGCVGWPSDSTMMWSPLGSSSGSPEGPSQEPSPPVTPGKYQASEHKNPSYAAVLCKLDKLDMNKQGRPSGSTPVAEAENPKQCVAFDQSQDSKINFMQKQWQISKKQGSINNGRQPKDIAHQKFKSYDQNHKKGGSSANGGLRHPPPIANLHSNPWLNNQQGPSNMRAVFLGGSGSGSRVGTPSCGTGVFLPCVIGNTSQSPKNKRGCAPVLIPAKVVQALKVHFDRVGDQPRPNPTSFPILNDSSKGGRRTSTSANRKRHSRGAATPDMNNNEMGLPQEWTY; this is translated from the exons ATGATGGATGTTGTTGACTTCCAACGCGGGAGAGAGTTACTGTTCGATCATCATCATTTTCTCAACGAGCAGGAAACTCCGTCGTCGGAGATGAAGTTTTCCGGTGGCTCCGATTACAAGCACCGGTGGGGTTTTCCTGAAGGTGAGGGGAAAGGGTTTGTTGGGTCGAGGACTACTGAAGCTGAGCTTGTTTCGTCGTCCGAGTCGACTGTAGAAGACGATGATTACATTGCTGAGTTGACTCGCCAGATGACTCACTACATGCTTCAAGACGACGACAAACACGCTCTGAAAACCAGTACTACTAGCTCCGAGAAAAACGAAGAG TCGTGGGGTTGTGTCGGTTGGCCAAGTGACTCTACGATGATGTGGTCGCCGTTGGGATCGAGCAGTGGAAGCCCAGAAGGTCCATCTCAGGAGCCGTCGCCGCCGGTGACCCCAGGCAAATACCAAGCTTCGGAACATAAAAATCCGTCGTACGCCGCCGTTTTGTGCAAGTTGGACAAGTTAGATATGAACAAACAGGGACGCCCAAGTGGAAGTACCCCAGTAGCTGAAGCTGAAAATCCAAAGCAATGTGTAGCTTTTGATCAAAGCCAAGACTCTAAG ATTAATTTTATGCAAAAGCAATGGCAAATCTCAAAGAAGCAAGGCTCAATAAATAATGGTAGACAACCGAAGGATATTGCTCATCAAAAATTTAAGTCCTACGACCAAAACCATAAGAAAGGAGGGTCTTCTGCTAATGGCGGATTAAGGCATCCTCCACCTATTGCCAATTTGCACTCAAACCCGTGGCTGAACAACCAGCAAGGCCCCTCAAATATGAGGGCAGTTTTCCTTGGCGGATCGGGTTCCGGTTCCAGAGTTGGGACGCCGTCTTGTGGGACTGGTGTCTTCTTGCCCTGTGTTATTGGCAACACATCCCAATCACCCAAGAATAAAAGAG GATGTGCCCCTGTTCTTATACCCGCAAAGGTAGTACAAGCCCTGAAGGTTCACTTTGACCGAGTCGGTGACCAACCTCGACCAAACCCTACTTCTTTTCCCATATTAAACG ATTCCTCAAAGGGTGGAAGGAGGACAAGCACGTCTGCAAATAGAAAGCGCCACTCGAGAGGTGCGGCAACGCCGGACATGAACAATAATGAGATGGGTCTACCTCAAGAATGGACTTATTGA